From the Notolabrus celidotus isolate fNotCel1 chromosome 12, fNotCel1.pri, whole genome shotgun sequence genome, one window contains:
- the pomgnt2 gene encoding protein O-linked-mannose beta-1,4-N-acetylglucosaminyltransferase 2, whose translation MRASVAGCRMSVGALLNGLLVSVVAALLWKYSKLSEHTALLEEELHMTRQSQELSQARIDYHVALQALQEHGTRMVCTGKMHTDRICRFDYLCYSSEAEEFVFFHSNSSVMLPNLGARRFQPALLDLSSVEDHNTQYFNFLELPAATLKFMPKPVFVPDVTLIFNRFNPDNLMHVFHDDLLPAYYTMQQYSDLDDEARLVFMEGWSEGPHFDLYRLLSSKQPLLKEQLRNFGKLMCFTKSYIGLSKMTTWYQYGFVQPQGPKANMLVSGNEIRQFGKFLMEKMNITGVEEVEKEGASTEDEKEKKDEYIVVFSRSTTRLILNEAELIMVLAQEFQMRVVTVSLEDQSFPSIVQVISGASMLVSMHGAQLVTSLFLPRRATVVELFPFAVNPEQYTPYKTLASLPGMDLHYISWSNTKEENTVTHPDRPWEQGGITQLDKEEQERILTSKDVPRHLCCRNPEWLFRIYQDTLVDIPSFLEVLKEGMKTKPSMKKSKPASVVHPGRVREPQCQTSVQTSHEAKLTVSWQIPWNLKYLKVREVKYEVWIQEQGENTYMPYILPQRTTPFQKTSSPSPPTWCG comes from the coding sequence ATGCGTGCGTCTGTGGCAGGCTGCAGGATGAGCGTGGGTGCGCTCCTAAACGGGCTGCTCGTCTCTGTCGTTGCGGCGCTCCTTTGGAAGTACTCCAAGCTGAGTGAGCACACTGCCCTGCTAGAGGAGGAGCTGCACATGACACGGCAGTCCCAGGAGCTTTCTCAGGCTCGTATCGACTATCATGTCGCCCTGCAGGCTCTCCAGGAGCACGGCACCCGCATGGTCTGCACTGGAAAGATGCACACCGACCGCATCTGCCGCTTCGACTACCTCTGCTACAGCTCAGAGGCGGAAGAGTTTGTGTTCTTCCACTCTAACTCTTCTGTCATGCTGCCTAACCTCGGGGCGAGGCGCTTCCAGCCCGCCCTGCTGGACTTGTCCTCCGTAGAGGACCACAACACGCAGTACTTCAACTTCTTAGAGCTCCCAGCTGCTACTCTTAAGTTTATGCCTAAGCCTGTATTTGTTCCAGATGTAACTCTGATATTTAACCGGTTTAATCCAGACAACCTGATGCACGTGTTCCATGATGACCTGCTCCCCGCCTACTACACCATGCAGCAGTATTCAGACTTAGACGATGAGGCGCGTTTGGTTTTCATGGAGGGCTGGAGTGAAGGCCCTCACTTCGACCTCTACAGACTTCTCAGCAGCAAGCAGCCTCTCCTCAAAGAACAGCTGAGGAACTTTGGGAAGCTCATGTGTTTCACCAAGTCCTACATCGGCCTGTCCAAAATGACCACCTGGTACCAGTACGGGTTCGTCCAGCCGCAGGGACCCAAAGCCAACATGTTGGTGTCTGGGAATGAGATCCGGCAGTTTGGCAAGTTCCTGATGGAGAAGATGAACATCACCGGGGTGGAGGAGGTAGAGAAGGAAGGAGCGAGCACTGAAGAtgagaaggagaaaaaggacGAGTACATTGTCGTATTTAGTCGTTCAACTACGAGGCTGATCCTGAACGAAGCGGAGCTGATCATGGTGCTTGCTCAGGAGTTTCAGATGAGGGTGGTCACTGTGTCTCTGGAGGATCAGTCTTTCCCCAGCATCGTCCAGGTGATCAGTGGGGCTTCCATGTTAGTCAGCATGCATGGAGCTCAGCTCGTCACCTCACTCTTTCTCCCCAGACGAGCGACCGTCGTGGAGCTCTTCCCGTTTGCTGTGAACCCGGAGCAGTACACTCCCTATAAAACCCTCGCCTCCCTCCCAGGCATGGACCTGCACTACATCTCCTGGAGTAACACGAAGGAGGAGAACACCGTCACCCACCCGGACAGACCGTGGGAGCAAGGCGGCATCACTCAGCTGGACAAAGAGGAGCAGGAGCGGATACTCACCAGCAAAGACGTCCCACGGCACCTGTGCTGCCGAAACCCAGAGTGGCTCTTCCGGATCTACCAGGACACTCTGGTGGACATTCCCTCTTTCTTGGAAGTCCTCAAAGAAGGAATGAAGACCAAGCCCagcatgaaaaagtcaaaaccAGCAAGCGTAGTCCATCCGGGCCGGGTCAGAGAACCGCAGTGTCAGACCTCAGTGCAAACCAGCCACGAGGCTAAACTCACCGTCTCCTGGCAGATCCCCTGGAATCTGAAGTATCTGAAGGTGAGGGAGGTGAAGTATGAAGTGTGGATCCAGGAGCAGGGAGAGAACACCTATATGCCTTATATCCTTCCCCAACGAACTACACCTTTTCAGAAAACATCAAGCCCTTCACCACCTACCTGGTGTGGGTGA